One Bacillus amyloliquefaciens DSM 7 = ATCC 23350 DNA window includes the following coding sequences:
- a CDS encoding major tail protein, protein MATVGFESIVITVLDENEKATDKKYVLDGKQDKNGVVEANITGLAPTKTKNYASNMAIDVSAKGTGDVKCELSIYNLPDDCMAEITGMKKVNGIYQLGKDTQPPFVSVECLSSDINGNKLHVGLLKGMFGAPDSDLKTNDANVQTAQDKISGEFIARSSDGLVYGKANEGDKDFSQEAWEKFIRPSDTQAA, encoded by the coding sequence ATGGCAACGGTGGGTTTTGAATCTATTGTTATTACCGTCTTAGATGAAAACGAAAAAGCAACAGATAAAAAATATGTGTTGGATGGGAAGCAAGATAAAAACGGGGTTGTTGAGGCAAATATCACGGGGCTGGCACCGACTAAAACAAAAAACTACGCGTCAAATATGGCGATTGATGTTTCAGCAAAAGGCACCGGAGATGTGAAATGCGAGCTATCTATTTATAATTTACCGGATGACTGCATGGCGGAAATTACCGGTATGAAAAAAGTAAACGGCATCTATCAGCTTGGAAAGGATACGCAGCCGCCGTTTGTGTCTGTGGAATGCTTATCATCTGATATAAACGGAAATAAGCTCCATGTTGGTCTGTTAAAAGGAATGTTCGGCGCGCCGGATTCCGATCTAAAGACAAATGATGCAAACGTACAAACGGCGCAAGATAAAATTTCAGGGGAATTTATTGCCCGATCTTCTGACGGGCTGGTTTACGGTAAAGCAAACGAGGGGGATAAAGATTTTTCACAGGAAGCATGGGAAAAATTTATCCGTCCTTCTGATACACAAGCTGCATAA
- the gpG gene encoding phage tail assembly chaperone G, whose translation MLRIELLNQKGEKVVYEQGFISSRKVREALALQDEMDKNENLSEAVRLDKMVTFVADVFSDEKVTMDSIYDGIDARKLMRTIEGIMDIVMGNEEEGLKEVALKAQE comes from the coding sequence ATGTTAAGAATCGAATTACTCAATCAAAAAGGTGAAAAAGTAGTCTATGAACAGGGGTTTATATCTAGTCGTAAAGTACGTGAAGCGTTGGCATTGCAGGATGAAATGGATAAAAATGAAAATCTGTCAGAGGCGGTACGTTTAGATAAAATGGTCACGTTCGTTGCCGATGTTTTCAGTGATGAAAAAGTAACGATGGATTCTATTTATGATGGAATAGACGCACGTAAACTTATGCGAACAATTGAGGGGATTATGGATATCGTCATGGGAAACGAGGAAGAGGGCTTAAAGGAAGTAGCGCTAAAGGCACAGGAGTAA
- a CDS encoding phage tail tape measure protein yields the protein MAEGVVIKVGLDGTKVTQSLKAIKNTVAASTSQWKAEFQIFKNAGDQLGMLGAKYDGLSRTIKIQDVQVKKLTESYNKAVEKYGKNSEAAMRYANQINNTTRRQALYRQELKDTEIAMNDQKRGTSLVRENLSLLTRETTAAINKFKSQGKALRANKEEYKGLGNQIKERNQLIEKEKLKLQELIEKKGADNIATKKQRTAILELEAAQASAVSRYKTLNRQVGSSSKLSLTFRDNVNKLRDSVNRASDKLTSAGHSMTAATFGIGGAFVYGTKQAVEFERKMTDIKSLLESDGESAKEAGEITKDMEKQATELSGKYGISVQKIGDAYETMIRKGDTGRQAIAAVEKMIKASTAAGSEFKETTKVSMNVMEQFFDKSKSAAKTAENTTRVTNAMTYAADHGSAKFTELGYSMNYVGDYAKSVGYSMEDMAAYLEVMSRRGVEGTSAGTGLRGVMASLVKPSRQAANAMHDIGLKTSDSHGNLLRLSEIVEQLREKTKGMGTEEKGNLLSRMFGRTSLPTITALMTESGEHLDKFSAKIKNAEKTDYAGTVTNRMMKSGKKQLDIFKETSKNFAMEVSATLLPSVTSLVKHLNKLLVKFENLSPKTKKTIGTVAALTAVFAPLAIGLGAVFKAISITTSGLMGLGRAVSFVAKSPFTFFKNARLEGTKTNKVLKGIGKGFKWTGKLAWGGVKKTGSAIKIFGKGIGKAFKWTGKLVWSGVKKTGSLIKIFGKGIGKAFKWTGKLAWSGVKAAGRGITASGKAIGKSFKWTARLAATGIKKTIVGIGVASKATAKGIKTMTKASLSFAKTGGIWVAQKVKILAVATAQRVAAASTKAWAVAQRVLNVALKANPIGLVITAIGLLVAAVIYSYKHFKGFRKVVDSVWSGVKKAFSSSVKYCKKLFTRLSKHFGDTWGDIKDEFNSATKLIKSILKTFSDFFHGRWDKLWDDVKDIVKKGVKLVKSHFKAGFNFLNKITGGTLGKMWKKVSKVGGDIISFFKKLPGKMADGIKSGAKALGNAGIFVGNKLIDGVESVTNGVIGGVNWVLKKVDMPTIDDVKLKHIPYFAKGTWQGDPNAFAGGLAHVGDGGKHELMRFPNGEMALSPNTDTVMNLPRGTSILGGDKTEQLMKSGTLPKFSIGTWLGSAKDFIKGGWSKLKDIGSNIYDYLSDPTKLLNTVVSKFAGSALGKLGGSVLDMGKGIIKKIISGVKDKLTDFASGGIDTGDVKVSGSLKSWVKKGMKIAGVSGAAWEKGLETIAIHESGGTAGSHVNKWDSNWRAGHPSAGLMQMIETTFASYAKAGHKQWLNPIDQVASAIGYIESRYHGIANVPGIKALAHGRKYIGYATGTDHHNGGPAVLGDGGQREPYLTPQGRFGVSPNVPTLFANLPKGTKVWPSIKAFKEQVGHFAKGTNEVWVDGYYRDNGTYVKGYWRKKPKSHSTKSGSSKKTKTRTIIKYVTRPAANNKTLSKEAKKQKAAAAAKKKAAELSKKISDSISTIITDYRAGKISAKTERARLEAIQKNHKLTATQRNRIVAAIGASSKAIAKQISSYNNAIGNAINKFDSTMKTIRTTYNNAVADAKKTYQSALNENRNTAYTTFAMFDKAEQSKVSGVGLLRNLKSQNSLYKKFTSNIKKLQRRGASKKMINELLQQGPSANADVEALLSLSASDWKSYKGAYSEKTKTANALGDLTTSYGAAKTDLNKALKTAKAKYQSSVNDAVNTLGNAMKSANKKYKSTGITLSGHFVSGIVNGLKKSQKDVSSAAEKIAHNIENSIRKRLDIHSPSRVAVRLMGFFGDGLVNGLTGSISNVSRAALHVSDSITKNIIPIDGTAAINGLQKMANASIEQLPNKKSESNTNRIEDLLTKILFSQERTNQLLQSAIGQNMNTNEGNILKTLAKFLNEVNGNALGINSYMQGG from the coding sequence ATGGCCGAGGGTGTTGTCATTAAAGTTGGTTTAGATGGAACAAAAGTAACGCAAAGTTTAAAAGCTATTAAAAACACTGTTGCGGCATCTACCAGCCAATGGAAAGCTGAGTTTCAAATTTTCAAAAATGCCGGGGATCAATTAGGCATGTTGGGCGCAAAGTATGACGGATTAAGCCGGACGATCAAGATACAAGACGTACAAGTTAAAAAGCTGACAGAATCGTATAACAAGGCCGTTGAAAAGTATGGGAAGAATAGCGAAGCGGCTATGCGTTACGCAAATCAAATCAACAATACAACCCGGAGGCAGGCGCTTTACCGTCAAGAATTGAAAGATACTGAGATCGCTATGAATGATCAAAAGAGAGGGACAAGCCTTGTACGGGAAAACCTGTCTTTATTAACAAGGGAAACAACGGCAGCGATCAACAAATTCAAATCCCAGGGCAAAGCGCTCCGGGCCAATAAAGAAGAATACAAGGGCCTTGGAAATCAGATTAAGGAACGTAACCAGCTTATTGAAAAAGAAAAGCTGAAACTACAGGAATTAATAGAGAAAAAAGGCGCCGACAATATCGCAACCAAAAAGCAACGCACAGCCATTTTGGAATTGGAAGCGGCACAAGCATCTGCTGTCAGCCGGTATAAAACACTCAATAGGCAAGTGGGTAGCTCTTCAAAACTCAGTTTAACGTTTCGCGATAACGTCAACAAATTAAGGGATTCTGTGAACCGGGCCAGCGATAAATTAACGAGTGCCGGCCATTCAATGACAGCAGCCACATTTGGCATTGGAGGGGCATTTGTTTACGGAACAAAGCAGGCCGTTGAATTTGAACGGAAAATGACGGACATTAAGTCCTTGCTTGAATCTGACGGGGAATCTGCGAAAGAGGCCGGAGAGATTACAAAGGACATGGAAAAGCAAGCGACGGAGCTATCCGGAAAATACGGTATTTCTGTCCAAAAAATCGGTGATGCGTATGAAACCATGATCCGTAAGGGTGATACCGGCCGGCAAGCCATTGCTGCGGTTGAAAAAATGATTAAAGCGTCAACGGCTGCGGGATCTGAATTTAAAGAAACAACAAAAGTTTCTATGAACGTCATGGAGCAATTTTTTGACAAGTCAAAGTCAGCGGCAAAGACGGCCGAGAACACGACGAGAGTTACAAACGCCATGACTTACGCGGCGGATCATGGATCGGCTAAATTCACAGAATTGGGCTATTCCATGAACTATGTAGGGGATTATGCTAAATCCGTCGGCTACTCAATGGAAGATATGGCAGCATACCTTGAAGTCATGTCAAGGCGCGGCGTGGAGGGAACGTCCGCCGGTACTGGCCTGCGTGGAGTTATGGCTAGCCTTGTTAAGCCGTCAAGACAGGCAGCTAATGCAATGCACGACATTGGCCTTAAAACAAGTGACTCACACGGGAACTTGTTGAGATTGTCCGAAATTGTGGAACAGTTGCGCGAAAAAACAAAAGGAATGGGAACCGAGGAAAAAGGGAATTTACTTTCCCGCATGTTTGGCCGGACTTCTCTTCCTACTATTACCGCCTTAATGACGGAATCAGGGGAGCACCTGGACAAGTTTTCTGCGAAAATCAAGAATGCCGAAAAGACGGATTATGCCGGAACCGTTACAAACCGCATGATGAAGTCAGGGAAAAAACAGCTTGATATTTTCAAAGAAACATCCAAAAACTTTGCTATGGAAGTATCAGCAACCCTGCTGCCGTCTGTGACATCGCTTGTAAAGCATCTTAATAAATTACTTGTGAAATTTGAAAATCTGTCACCCAAAACAAAGAAAACAATTGGTACCGTTGCGGCTCTGACTGCAGTATTCGCCCCTCTTGCTATTGGTTTAGGGGCTGTGTTTAAAGCTATCAGCATTACAACGTCCGGCCTCATGGGTTTAGGTCGGGCCGTCTCCTTTGTTGCGAAATCACCTTTTACCTTCTTCAAAAATGCAAGATTGGAAGGAACGAAGACCAACAAAGTTTTAAAAGGGATCGGCAAGGGTTTTAAATGGACTGGAAAACTGGCATGGGGCGGCGTAAAGAAGACCGGTTCAGCTATTAAAATATTTGGCAAAGGGATCGGAAAAGCCTTCAAATGGACGGGCAAGCTGGTATGGAGCGGTGTGAAGAAAACCGGCTCATTAATTAAGATTTTCGGAAAAGGAATCGGCAAAGCGTTTAAGTGGACTGGAAAACTGGCGTGGTCAGGTGTTAAGGCTGCGGGCCGGGGGATTACTGCCTCCGGTAAGGCCATCGGAAAATCTTTTAAATGGACGGCTCGTCTTGCTGCTACTGGTATCAAAAAAACAATTGTCGGTATTGGTGTAGCTTCAAAAGCTACAGCAAAAGGCATAAAAACAATGACAAAAGCGTCTCTATCCTTTGCGAAAACAGGGGGTATTTGGGTTGCACAAAAAGTGAAAATACTTGCAGTGGCAACAGCTCAAAGGGTCGCGGCAGCGTCAACAAAAGCATGGGCGGTCGCTCAAAGAGTATTAAATGTTGCTTTAAAAGCGAATCCCATCGGGCTTGTTATTACGGCTATTGGCCTGCTTGTAGCTGCAGTTATCTATTCGTATAAACACTTTAAGGGATTCCGAAAAGTGGTTGACTCTGTTTGGTCGGGCGTGAAGAAAGCTTTTTCTTCATCGGTCAAATACTGCAAAAAGCTTTTTACAAGATTGTCTAAGCATTTTGGCGATACATGGGGGGATATAAAGGACGAATTTAACAGCGCAACAAAATTAATTAAGAGCATTCTAAAAACCTTTTCTGATTTTTTTCATGGCCGATGGGACAAACTTTGGGACGATGTTAAAGACATTGTTAAAAAGGGCGTGAAGCTTGTTAAATCACATTTCAAGGCCGGATTTAATTTCTTGAATAAAATAACAGGCGGAACGCTAGGGAAGATGTGGAAAAAGGTTTCTAAAGTCGGCGGGGATATTATTTCTTTCTTTAAGAAACTGCCCGGAAAAATGGCTGACGGGATTAAAAGCGGAGCTAAAGCGCTTGGAAATGCCGGGATTTTTGTAGGGAATAAACTGATTGATGGCGTAGAAAGTGTAACAAATGGCGTCATTGGCGGTGTAAACTGGGTTCTTAAAAAAGTTGATATGCCAACGATCGACGACGTTAAACTGAAACATATTCCTTACTTTGCAAAAGGAACATGGCAGGGTGATCCGAACGCATTCGCCGGCGGGCTTGCTCATGTTGGTGATGGTGGTAAACATGAATTAATGCGTTTTCCAAACGGGGAAATGGCCCTATCTCCAAACACAGATACCGTCATGAATCTACCGCGAGGTACGTCAATTTTAGGCGGTGACAAAACCGAACAATTAATGAAAAGCGGGACACTGCCGAAATTTTCAATTGGAACTTGGCTCGGTTCTGCAAAAGACTTTATTAAGGGCGGCTGGAGCAAACTTAAAGACATTGGATCAAATATCTATGATTATTTATCCGATCCGACGAAATTATTAAATACGGTTGTTTCTAAATTCGCCGGCTCCGCGCTTGGGAAGCTGGGCGGCTCCGTCCTTGATATGGGAAAAGGGATAATTAAAAAGATTATCAGCGGCGTGAAAGACAAACTGACTGATTTTGCATCCGGCGGCATTGATACTGGCGATGTGAAGGTTTCCGGCTCCCTGAAATCATGGGTAAAAAAAGGAATGAAGATTGCAGGCGTAAGCGGCGCCGCATGGGAAAAAGGTTTAGAGACAATAGCGATACATGAATCCGGTGGCACAGCCGGTTCCCATGTGAACAAATGGGATTCAAACTGGCGGGCCGGTCATCCGTCTGCCGGGTTAATGCAGATGATTGAAACAACGTTTGCATCTTATGCCAAGGCTGGTCATAAACAATGGCTGAACCCGATAGACCAGGTAGCGTCAGCAATCGGATATATTGAATCAAGGTATCACGGGATCGCGAATGTACCCGGCATTAAGGCGCTGGCTCATGGACGTAAATACATCGGATATGCTACCGGTACGGATCATCATAACGGCGGCCCGGCAGTTTTGGGCGACGGCGGGCAGCGTGAACCATATTTAACGCCACAGGGCCGGTTTGGTGTAAGTCCGAACGTGCCGACTCTTTTCGCAAACCTACCAAAAGGCACGAAAGTATGGCCGTCTATTAAAGCGTTTAAAGAGCAAGTGGGGCACTTTGCGAAAGGGACAAATGAGGTTTGGGTTGATGGCTATTACCGAGATAACGGAACCTACGTAAAAGGATATTGGCGGAAAAAACCCAAAAGTCATTCAACAAAATCGGGTTCCTCAAAGAAAACAAAAACGAGAACCATTATAAAGTATGTGACACGGCCGGCGGCCAACAACAAAACACTGAGTAAGGAGGCAAAAAAACAAAAGGCTGCAGCAGCGGCAAAGAAAAAAGCGGCTGAACTCAGTAAGAAAATTTCTGACAGCATTTCAACGATCATTACAGATTACAGGGCCGGGAAAATTTCAGCCAAAACCGAAAGGGCACGACTTGAAGCCATTCAAAAGAATCATAAATTAACAGCGACACAACGTAACCGCATTGTTGCGGCAATTGGTGCGTCAAGTAAAGCCATTGCAAAGCAAATCAGCTCCTATAATAACGCGATAGGCAACGCAATTAATAAGTTTGACAGCACAATGAAAACAATCAGAACAACATATAACAATGCGGTGGCAGATGCGAAAAAAACGTATCAATCGGCTTTGAATGAAAACAGAAACACGGCGTACACGACTTTTGCAATGTTTGATAAGGCGGAACAATCGAAAGTGTCCGGGGTGGGCCTGCTGCGTAATCTTAAATCACAAAATTCTCTTTATAAAAAATTCACATCGAATATAAAGAAATTACAGCGGCGCGGCGCCTCTAAAAAGATGATTAATGAACTGCTGCAACAAGGGCCTTCCGCAAATGCAGACGTAGAGGCATTGTTGAGCCTGTCTGCAAGTGACTGGAAGTCTTACAAAGGAGCGTACTCGGAAAAGACCAAGACAGCAAATGCTTTGGGTGATCTCACAACCTCATACGGGGCTGCGAAAACTGATCTTAACAAGGCTTTAAAAACAGCAAAGGCTAAATATCAATCAAGCGTGAATGATGCCGTAAATACGTTGGGAAATGCCATGAAATCGGCGAATAAAAAATATAAAAGCACCGGGATAACACTCAGCGGCCATTTTGTAAGCGGAATTGTAAATGGGTTGAAAAAGAGTCAAAAGGATGTTTCATCTGCTGCCGAGAAAATCGCACACAATATCGAAAATTCAATCCGGAAGAGATTAGACATTCATTCGCCTTCTCGTGTTGCAGTGCGGCTTATGGGTTTCTTTGGTGATGGTCTTGTGAATGGTCTGACTGGCAGCATCAGCAACGTTTCGCGGGCGGCCCTTCACGTCTCGGATTCCATCACAAAAAATATTATCCCGATAGATGGAACGGCAGCTATAAACGGATTGCAAAAGATGGCAAATGCTTCAATTGAACAATTGCCTAATAAGAAGTCTGAGTCTAACACTAATAGGATTGAAGACCTTCTTACCAAGATACTGTTCTCTCAAGAAAGAACTAATCAATTGTTACAATCAGCCATAGGACAAAATATGAATACCAACGAAGGGAATATTCTTAAAACGTTGGCCAAATTCTTGAATGAAGTAAACGGAAATGCTCTAGGGATTAATTCTTACATGCAAGGGGGTTAA
- a CDS encoding phage tail domain-containing protein, whose amino-acid sequence MSILQDLIVEKNGKEQLLSETVDLRGLQFLDMTVSAPSITQNYLTNPGLDGQIEAGKAVYGARTVSANFLFKGRDLFDFELGCKAIHAFLFEREAYHIRTSLMPGIRYRVLAKPYETTRINMVDMSFTVEFDLPSGFREAVKTTLEAPFVFNDGSWQIGMNLPSDKELSYVFNTSEFSVFNASDITINPLKYNMLEIALTCVGKPVITNKTTGDVFKLNKEMNASDALLLDGFDPYLNNSRCGRDTNHGVITLAKGWNQFLITGCSNPVIAFNTRFLYL is encoded by the coding sequence GTGAGTATACTTCAAGATTTAATAGTTGAGAAAAACGGAAAAGAGCAACTTTTATCTGAAACTGTAGACCTACGTGGTCTGCAGTTTTTAGATATGACAGTATCTGCTCCATCAATAACCCAGAATTATTTAACTAATCCGGGGCTAGATGGTCAAATTGAAGCCGGTAAAGCAGTTTATGGTGCTCGTACAGTAAGCGCCAATTTTTTATTTAAAGGAAGGGATTTATTTGATTTTGAATTAGGGTGTAAAGCTATTCATGCCTTCCTGTTTGAAAGAGAAGCATACCATATTAGAACATCGTTAATGCCTGGGATCCGATATAGAGTTTTGGCGAAACCATATGAAACGACCAGAATTAACATGGTTGATATGTCATTTACAGTTGAATTTGATTTGCCTTCGGGTTTTAGGGAAGCAGTGAAAACCACTCTTGAAGCACCATTTGTTTTTAATGATGGATCCTGGCAAATCGGTATGAATTTACCTTCAGATAAAGAACTGTCATATGTGTTTAACACAAGTGAGTTTTCAGTGTTCAATGCTTCGGATATTACAATTAATCCTTTGAAATACAACATGTTAGAAATTGCATTAACTTGTGTAGGTAAACCTGTTATCACAAACAAAACTACAGGCGATGTCTTTAAACTAAATAAAGAAATGAATGCTTCAGATGCTTTGTTGTTAGATGGGTTTGATCCCTATTTGAATAATTCGAGATGTGGACGTGACACAAATCATGGTGTCATTACTCTTGCTAAAGGTTGGAATCAATTTTTAATTACAGGTTGCTCAAACCCAGTAATAGCTTTTAATACAAGATTCCTTTACTTATAG
- a CDS encoding prophage endopeptidase tail family protein — protein MEILLVKTKDYEEIVTGFSDFERTVETNLTNWQVTFNIVQTKHNEFVFNLLQSDDASLIVNGQEFVIQQINPVVNGNSQTLSVTATHVYFEIQKKIRPKDVLDADYDEESKPEHTLAEYLDYLFKGNKYGYTYEIKGTFKIKKKITEFGNSDSVTLINTLIDTFECFIKADNKKVIFMDEANFKQLTQKQFRWLYNTDDINLSLDKTNIRTMCWVYPYKDQHDNYFFEPYIYTSPNVSRFGESFSEPVDLSTDTDATTKKYTDQQALKALQDVPETTFTLNYYGKDTPQIGEVWMAIIEPMALDVDVPIVGIKDSPFDDSKPIELTLSNAKKDMLSVQQQISKKANLAYQKSSKTNTIINNIQNAVSITWNSRLILEKVGEVND, from the coding sequence ATGGAAATCCTTTTAGTTAAGACTAAAGATTATGAAGAAATTGTTACAGGGTTTTCAGACTTTGAACGGACTGTTGAAACCAATTTAACTAACTGGCAAGTAACATTCAACATAGTCCAAACAAAACACAACGAATTTGTGTTTAATCTTCTTCAAAGTGACGATGCGTCTTTAATTGTCAATGGACAAGAGTTTGTAATACAACAAATTAATCCAGTAGTAAACGGGAATTCTCAAACACTTAGTGTTACAGCAACTCATGTTTATTTTGAAATTCAAAAGAAAATAAGACCTAAAGATGTGTTGGATGCTGATTACGACGAAGAAAGTAAACCTGAGCACACGTTGGCTGAGTATCTTGATTACTTATTTAAAGGAAACAAGTATGGTTATACCTATGAAATCAAAGGCACGTTCAAGATTAAGAAAAAAATTACTGAATTCGGAAACTCTGATTCCGTAACTCTTATCAATACCCTAATAGATACCTTTGAATGTTTTATTAAGGCGGACAATAAAAAAGTAATCTTTATGGACGAAGCCAACTTTAAGCAATTGACACAAAAGCAATTTCGCTGGTTGTACAATACGGATGATATTAACTTGTCATTAGACAAAACAAATATACGCACAATGTGTTGGGTTTACCCTTATAAAGACCAACATGACAACTATTTCTTTGAACCTTACATATACACGTCACCCAATGTTTCAAGGTTTGGGGAATCGTTTAGTGAACCGGTTGATCTTTCAACGGACACAGATGCAACAACAAAAAAGTATACAGATCAGCAAGCTCTTAAGGCACTTCAAGATGTACCTGAAACCACATTCACCCTCAACTATTATGGGAAAGACACTCCGCAAATTGGGGAGGTTTGGATGGCTATAATAGAGCCTATGGCATTAGATGTCGATGTTCCGATTGTTGGGATCAAGGATAGTCCGTTTGATGATTCTAAACCAATTGAATTAACACTAAGTAATGCTAAAAAGGACATGTTATCCGTTCAACAACAAATTTCTAAAAAGGCTAACTTAGCATATCAGAAATCGAGTAAGACAAATACGATTATCAACAATATCCAAAATGCTGTATCAATCACTTGGAATTCCAGATTGATCTTGGAAAAAGTAGGTGAGGTAAATGACTGA